GAAGCCCCGCAGATGACCGATGCCACCGTGACGCTCGACGAACCTATCGTTCGTGGCGAACAGAAGATTTCCACCCTTGGCCTGCGCCGCCCCAAGAGCGGCGAACTGCGCGGCCTTTCCATGATCGACCTGGTGCAATTGAAGGTTGATGCCGTTCACGAACTGTTGCCGCGCATCACCGTGCCGCCGCTAATCATGGCCGAAGTGCATGACCTTTCCCCGGCGGACATGTTCAAGCTGTCCACCGAGATCGCCGGTTTTTTTCTTCCGAAGGAATCCGCAGCGTCCCCGAACGCATAGAGGACGCGATGGCAGACATCGCCATCGTCTTTCACTGGCAACCCGCCGTGATGGAGGCGATGTCGCTTCGCGAATTGCTCGACTGGCAACGGATCGCCCGAGAACGGAGCAAACCCGATGAGTGACACGACGCTGAAACTTGCCGTCGCCTTCGAGGCCATCGACAAGTTGAGCGGCACGCTCAAGCAACTCTCCGCCGGGTCAAAGGGTTTGGGCCGCGAGTTCAAGGCGCTGCGCGACGCGACCCGGAACCTTGAAAAGACGCAGGAACAGATCGGGCGCGCCGGCAAGACGGAACCCGGCGGGCTTGCCGAACAGTTCGAGTGGCGGTGAAGTGGGCGCCCGTTCATCGGCCCCATTTGATTGCGTCGATGGCGTGGATTTTGCACTTGGGACGCCACCCGATGTTCCCATCTCGTCTGATGGCGAAGGAAGCGGGAGTTCGGCCTCTTGCGCCTTCGGCTCCGTCCGGCGTCGTTTGGGTGCCCCCGCTTTTGGCCTGGCCGGCGTAGCCGGAGTTACCGAAGGTGGGGACGCAGGGGGGACCGCGACCGCGAGCCGAACGGGCGGTGTTCCACGCTCCTCGAACGCCTCAGCGACGGAGGCGACCTTGTTATAGCGGTCCTCGAACCGGACCACAGGCAGGCTGCGTCCGAAGCGCAGATAGCCGATGAGGTTGGGCAGATTGGTGACCTCGGTGTGCATTACCAGAGGTCGCGTCACCTGCATCCGCGAGAGGTTCACACCATCGCGCATATCGTTCACGCCGTAGGACATGCCCTCGTTGGCTTCGACCTGTTCGACCTGCCCCAGATTCTCGCTGACATGCTTTGCGGTCGGCGTGTCGTTGGCGCGCAGCGCCACCCAGGTCGAGCAGTAGCCGGTGATCGCGGCGGCATCCTGGATGCCATAGGTTGCTTCCAATTGCGGGTAGCTCTGGAACCCCAGGATGCCGCAGCCGCCATACTTCCGGGCGCGAGCAAGGAAGTCGCCGAGCGACGGCAGGCGCTGGAGCGTCGGCAACTCGTCGATCACGCAATAGAGGCGGCGGTTGCGATCCGGCGTCATGCTCATGATCGCGCTGATCGCGATATCAAGCCACACCGTGATCAGGGGACGGAGCGAAGGAAGCTGGTCCGCCTTTACAGTGATGAAGAGCCAGCTGTCGTCCTTCTCATTGGCGACCCAGTCGCGGATCGAGAAACCGTCTGCGGTGTCATCGAGATAGGCGAAGCTGCGCATCACTGAGGCGAGCTCGGCCTGGATGCCGGCGCTGGTGCGTTCCCCCTCCGTCGAGATGAATGCCGCCGCGTCTGTACCGACAGCGAACGCGGCGAGGTCCTTCAGCTTGGAGCGCAATAACGTGTCGAGCAGGATCGAGACCAGGGTGCGCTCCTGCCGGGCCAGCTTCCGTAAGACGGCAACCAGCGTGCCGCGCGCAGCCTTCGCCCAGAAGGGATCGCCGGCCTTGTCGGGAATCGTGGACTCGGCGATCTGATCGTAGTGATAGTCCCGCGGGACATCGACCCAGGGCGACCAGCAATCCGCCCGCGCATCGAGCGGATTGAGCAGAACGTCGATCCCCGGCCGATAGAATTTTTCGACGAAGGTTCCAGCCGTATCGTAAACGATGGCCCGCCGTTTCCGCTTCCGGATTCCGTCGAGCATCTTGACGATGATGTTGGTCTTGCCGGTGCCGGGGGCGCCGCAGATCAGGATGTGCTCGGGCTCGAACGCATCGGGGACATTGACACCGCCAATGTCGAAGCTCCCCTTGGCATGACGCCACAGGGCGCGACGAACCTGCCGCACGGTTCCGAACCGCGCGCCGCGCAGGAACTGGTTCGAGCCGAGTCCCCGTCCGGTGCGAGTGAAGTAGAACCAGGCCCACCCCAGCATGGCGAGGGCGAACAGGCCGGAGATTGCCGCTCCATGGAGCAGATAGGTCTCGAAGGCAGCGAGCGTCTTGTGGGCGACACCGGAATCGAGGAGCGCCTTCGGGCTGGTCCAGTACTGCTTGCCTGCCGGTGTCCTGAACAGGATCGGGGTGACGTTGCCGGGAACGGCATCCCCCATGACAGCGGCCTGGCCGAGCTTCACAAGAACGAAGCGCTCGTACTCGGACGACTTTTCGAGCGCGTACCAGATGATGCCGCCGATCCAGATCACCAGCCCCGCAAGAAAGGTCTGGTAGAAGACCTGGGTGGTCATGCGGACGTTGTGGACGATGGCCTGGCCGCCGCGGGTCCAGGAGCCGAGCGTGTCGTGACGAAAGATGCTCATGGCCGGTCCTGCTCGGGATCGAGCAGCCCCCTTTCGCGGAGGAGTCGGCGCGCTTCACCCAATCCCTTCTGGAGGATGTCAGGCGAGCGCTCGCCGACCGACGTGGCGAGAATCGCGAAGGCCTGGATGGCCGTCGCATGGAGCTCGTCGAAGCGGGCATGATAGCCCGAAGGATCGGTACCTTCGAAGCGTTCGAGTATGTCGCGACAATAGGTCGCGGCGCCGAGACCCGCATTGCGCGCCTGGACAGAAAGGCGCGCATAGAGGTCATCGTCTATGCGAATTGTGATGCGTGCCAAGCGGCGGACTCCTTGTCCGGCACGCCAGCAACGTGGTGAAGCAACCCTCTTATAGCCGAATTACGACGTGATCTCAACAATTTATCGAAACTGCCGCCGGCAGCCATTAAGTGCCAAGGCAGATCAATCGCTTAAGCGCGG
The Novosphingobium sp. EMRT-2 genome window above contains:
- a CDS encoding phage tail assembly protein — encoded protein: MTDATVTLDEPIVRGEQKISTLGLRRPKSGELRGLSMIDLVQLKVDAVHELLPRITVPPLIMAEVHDLSPADMFKLSTEIAGFFLPKESAASPNA
- a CDS encoding GpE family phage tail protein; translation: MADIAIVFHWQPAVMEAMSLRELLDWQRIARERSKPDE
- a CDS encoding type IV secretion system DNA-binding domain-containing protein, whose protein sequence is MSIFRHDTLGSWTRGGQAIVHNVRMTTQVFYQTFLAGLVIWIGGIIWYALEKSSEYERFVLVKLGQAAVMGDAVPGNVTPILFRTPAGKQYWTSPKALLDSGVAHKTLAAFETYLLHGAAISGLFALAMLGWAWFYFTRTGRGLGSNQFLRGARFGTVRQVRRALWRHAKGSFDIGGVNVPDAFEPEHILICGAPGTGKTNIIVKMLDGIRKRKRRAIVYDTAGTFVEKFYRPGIDVLLNPLDARADCWSPWVDVPRDYHYDQIAESTIPDKAGDPFWAKAARGTLVAVLRKLARQERTLVSILLDTLLRSKLKDLAAFAVGTDAAAFISTEGERTSAGIQAELASVMRSFAYLDDTADGFSIRDWVANEKDDSWLFITVKADQLPSLRPLITVWLDIAISAIMSMTPDRNRRLYCVIDELPTLQRLPSLGDFLARARKYGGCGILGFQSYPQLEATYGIQDAAAITGYCSTWVALRANDTPTAKHVSENLGQVEQVEANEGMSYGVNDMRDGVNLSRMQVTRPLVMHTEVTNLPNLIGYLRFGRSLPVVRFEDRYNKVASVAEAFEERGTPPVRLAVAVPPASPPSVTPATPARPKAGAPKRRRTEPKAQEAELPLPSPSDEMGTSGGVPSAKSTPSTQSNGADERAPTSPPLELFGKPAGFRLAGAPDLFLRLFKVPGRVAQRLELAAQTL